The following proteins come from a genomic window of Sebastes fasciatus isolate fSebFas1 chromosome 6, fSebFas1.pri, whole genome shotgun sequence:
- the anapc7 gene encoding anaphase-promoting complex subunit 7 isoform X2, producing MNVIDHVRDMAAAGLHSNVRILSSLLLTMSNNNPELLSPAQKYQLLVYHADAIFHDKEYRNAACKYSMALQQKKVLSKTSKVRTSTGGAAANIQAQSLPSEIEVKYKIAECYTILKLDKDAIAVLDGIPSRQRTPKINMMLANLYRKAGQERSAVTSYKEVLRQCPLALDAIIGLLSLSVKGAEVASMTMDVIQSIPNLDWLSVWIKAYAFIHAGDNQRAINTICSLEKKSLLRDNVDLLVSLADVYFRAGDTKNAILKFEQAQMLDPYLIKGMDVYGYLMAREGHLEDVEVLGGRLFNISDQHAEPWVISGCHSFYSKRYSRALYLGAKAIQLNSNSVQALLLKGAALRNMGRVQEAIIHFREAMRLAPCRLDCYEGLIDCYLASNGIREAMGMANNIYKTLGANAQTLTILATVCLEDPVTQEKAKTLLDKALAQRPDYTKAVVKKAELLSREQKYEEGIALLRNALANQSDCVLHRMLGDFLVAVNDYQEAMDQYSIALSLDPNDQKSLEGMQKMEKEESPTDATVELDGDDMEGSGEDGDLEGSDSEAAQWADQEQWFGMQ from the exons ATGAATGTGATCGATCATGTACGAGATATGGCTGCCGCTGGTCTCCACTCTAATGTCCGGATACTGAGCAGTTTGTTGCTGACGATGAGTAATAACAACCC AGAGCTGTTGTCGCCGGCCCAGAAGTACCAGCTGCTGGTTTACCACGCCGATGCCATCTTCCATGATAAGGAATATCGTAATGCTGCCTGTAAATACAGCATGGCTCTGCAACAGAAGAAGGTGCTCAGCAAAACATCTAAAGTCCGTACTTCTACTGGCGGAGCTGCAGCGAACATACAGGCTCAG AGTTTGCCCTCAGAAATTGAGGTAAAGTACAAGATCGCTGAATGCTACACTATTTTGAAACTGGATAAAGATGCTATTGCCGTGCTGGATGGGATCCCATCCAGACAGAGGACTCCTAAG ATCAACATGATGCTAGCTAACCTGTACAGGAAAGCTGGTCAGGAGCGTTCTGCCGTGACGAGCTACAAAGAGGTCCTCAGACAGTGTCCCCTCGCCCTGGATGCCATCATTG GTCTTCTCTCTTTATCAGTGAAAGGAGCTGAAGTGGCGTCCATGACTATGGACGTGATCCAGAGCATCCCCAACCTGGACTGGCTCTCTGTGTGGATCAAAGCGTATGCCTTCATACATGCAGGAGACAACCAGAGAGCCATCAACACTATCTG CTCTCTGGAGAAGAAGTCTCTGTTGCGGGACAACGTGGACCTCCTGGTGAGCCTGGCAGATGTATATTTCAGGGCAGGTGACACCAAGAACGCCATCCTCAAATTTGAACAAGCCCAGATGCTGGACCCGTACCTCATCAAAG GAATGGATGTTTATGGCTACCTGATGGCCCGTGAAGGACACCTGGAGGATGTTGAAGTCCTGGGAGGACGATTATTTAATATCTCAGACCAGCATGCAGAACCCTGGGTGATCTCTGG cTGTCACAGCTTTTATAGCAAGCGTTACTCCAGAGCCCTGTACCTGGGAGCGAAGGCCATCCAGCTGAACAGCAACAGTGTGCAGGCTCTCCTCCTGAAGGGGGCAGCACTGAGGAACATGGGGCGAGTTCAAGAAGCCATCATCCACTTCAGGGAGGCCATGCGCCTGGCTCCCTGCAGACTTGACTGCTATGAAG GTCTGATTGACTGTTACCTGGCATCCAATGGGATTCGAGAGGCGATGGGGATGGCCAATAACATCTATAAGACTCTGGGGGCTAATGCACAGACTCTGACCATCCTTGCCACAGTGTGCCTGGAAGACCCAGTGACTCAGGAGAAAGCAAAAACCCTGCTGGACAAAGCACTGGCCCAGAGACCCGACTACACCAAGGCTGTGGTGAAGAAGGCTGAACTGCTCA GTCGGGAACAGAAATATGAAGAAGGGATCGCTCTCCTCCGGAACGCCctggccaatcagagtgattgtGTTCTGCACAGAATGCTGGGAGATTTCCTGGTGGCCGTCAACGATTACCAAGAAGCCATGGATCAGTACAGCATAGCGCTAAG CCTGGACCCCAACGACCAGAAGTCTTTAGAAGGCATGCAGaagatggagaaagaggagagtcCCACCGACGCCACGGTGGAGCTGGACGGTGACGACATGGAGGGCAGTGGAGAGGATGGAGATCTGGAGGGCAGTGACAGTGAAGCAGCCCAGTGGGCTGATCAGGAACAGTGGTTTGGTATGCAAtga
- the anapc7 gene encoding anaphase-promoting complex subunit 7 isoform X4 — protein sequence MALQQKKVLSKTSKVRTSTGGAAANIQAQSLPSEIEVKYKIAECYTILKLDKDAIAVLDGIPSRQRTPKINMMLANLYRKAGQERSAVTSYKEVLRQCPLALDAIIGLLSLSVKGAEVASMTMDVIQSIPNLDWLSVWIKAYAFIHAGDNQRAINTICSLEKKSLLRDNVDLLVSLADVYFRAGDTKNAILKFEQAQMLDPYLIKGMDVYGYLMAREGHLEDVEVLGGRLFNISDQHAEPWVISGCHSFYSKRYSRALYLGAKAIQLNSNSVQALLLKGAALRNMGRVQEAIIHFREAMRLAPCRLDCYEGLIDCYLASNGIREAMGMANNIYKTLGANAQTLTILATVCLEDPVTQEKAKTLLDKALAQRPDYTKAVVKKAELLSREQKYEEGIALLRNALANQSDCVLHRMLGDFLVAVNDYQEAMDQYSIALSLDPNDQKSLEGMQKMEKEESPTDATVELDGDDMEGSGEDGDLEGSDSEAAQWADQEQWFGMQ from the exons ATGGCTCTGCAACAGAAGAAGGTGCTCAGCAAAACATCTAAAGTCCGTACTTCTACTGGCGGAGCTGCAGCGAACATACAGGCTCAG AGTTTGCCCTCAGAAATTGAGGTAAAGTACAAGATCGCTGAATGCTACACTATTTTGAAACTGGATAAAGATGCTATTGCCGTGCTGGATGGGATCCCATCCAGACAGAGGACTCCTAAG ATCAACATGATGCTAGCTAACCTGTACAGGAAAGCTGGTCAGGAGCGTTCTGCCGTGACGAGCTACAAAGAGGTCCTCAGACAGTGTCCCCTCGCCCTGGATGCCATCATTG GTCTTCTCTCTTTATCAGTGAAAGGAGCTGAAGTGGCGTCCATGACTATGGACGTGATCCAGAGCATCCCCAACCTGGACTGGCTCTCTGTGTGGATCAAAGCGTATGCCTTCATACATGCAGGAGACAACCAGAGAGCCATCAACACTATCTG CTCTCTGGAGAAGAAGTCTCTGTTGCGGGACAACGTGGACCTCCTGGTGAGCCTGGCAGATGTATATTTCAGGGCAGGTGACACCAAGAACGCCATCCTCAAATTTGAACAAGCCCAGATGCTGGACCCGTACCTCATCAAAG GAATGGATGTTTATGGCTACCTGATGGCCCGTGAAGGACACCTGGAGGATGTTGAAGTCCTGGGAGGACGATTATTTAATATCTCAGACCAGCATGCAGAACCCTGGGTGATCTCTGG cTGTCACAGCTTTTATAGCAAGCGTTACTCCAGAGCCCTGTACCTGGGAGCGAAGGCCATCCAGCTGAACAGCAACAGTGTGCAGGCTCTCCTCCTGAAGGGGGCAGCACTGAGGAACATGGGGCGAGTTCAAGAAGCCATCATCCACTTCAGGGAGGCCATGCGCCTGGCTCCCTGCAGACTTGACTGCTATGAAG GTCTGATTGACTGTTACCTGGCATCCAATGGGATTCGAGAGGCGATGGGGATGGCCAATAACATCTATAAGACTCTGGGGGCTAATGCACAGACTCTGACCATCCTTGCCACAGTGTGCCTGGAAGACCCAGTGACTCAGGAGAAAGCAAAAACCCTGCTGGACAAAGCACTGGCCCAGAGACCCGACTACACCAAGGCTGTGGTGAAGAAGGCTGAACTGCTCA GTCGGGAACAGAAATATGAAGAAGGGATCGCTCTCCTCCGGAACGCCctggccaatcagagtgattgtGTTCTGCACAGAATGCTGGGAGATTTCCTGGTGGCCGTCAACGATTACCAAGAAGCCATGGATCAGTACAGCATAGCGCTAAG CCTGGACCCCAACGACCAGAAGTCTTTAGAAGGCATGCAGaagatggagaaagaggagagtcCCACCGACGCCACGGTGGAGCTGGACGGTGACGACATGGAGGGCAGTGGAGAGGATGGAGATCTGGAGGGCAGTGACAGTGAAGCAGCCCAGTGGGCTGATCAGGAACAGTGGTTTGGTATGCAAtga
- the anapc7 gene encoding anaphase-promoting complex subunit 7 isoform X3, translating to MALQQKKVLSKTSKVRTSTGGAAANIQAQSLPSEIEVKYKIAECYTILKLDKDAIAVLDGIPSRQRTPKINMMLANLYRKAGQERSAVTSYKEVLRQCPLALDAIIGMHGHRDTFIQQITGCLKLPSHQTFALRSPRGLLSLSVKGAEVASMTMDVIQSIPNLDWLSVWIKAYAFIHAGDNQRAINTICSLEKKSLLRDNVDLLVSLADVYFRAGDTKNAILKFEQAQMLDPYLIKGMDVYGYLMAREGHLEDVEVLGGRLFNISDQHAEPWVISGCHSFYSKRYSRALYLGAKAIQLNSNSVQALLLKGAALRNMGRVQEAIIHFREAMRLAPCRLDCYEGLIDCYLASNGIREAMGMANNIYKTLGANAQTLTILATVCLEDPVTQEKAKTLLDKALAQRPDYTKAVVKKAELLSREQKYEEGIALLRNALANQSDCVLHRMLGDFLVAVNDYQEAMDQYSIALSLDPNDQKSLEGMQKMEKEESPTDATVELDGDDMEGSGEDGDLEGSDSEAAQWADQEQWFGMQ from the exons ATGGCTCTGCAACAGAAGAAGGTGCTCAGCAAAACATCTAAAGTCCGTACTTCTACTGGCGGAGCTGCAGCGAACATACAGGCTCAG AGTTTGCCCTCAGAAATTGAGGTAAAGTACAAGATCGCTGAATGCTACACTATTTTGAAACTGGATAAAGATGCTATTGCCGTGCTGGATGGGATCCCATCCAGACAGAGGACTCCTAAG ATCAACATGATGCTAGCTAACCTGTACAGGAAAGCTGGTCAGGAGCGTTCTGCCGTGACGAGCTACAAAGAGGTCCTCAGACAGTGTCCCCTCGCCCTGGATGCCATCATTGGTATGCATGGCCACAGAGACACCTTCATCCAACAGATAACCGGCTGCttaaagctgccttcacatcAGACATTTGCTCTTCGCTCACCGCGAG GTCTTCTCTCTTTATCAGTGAAAGGAGCTGAAGTGGCGTCCATGACTATGGACGTGATCCAGAGCATCCCCAACCTGGACTGGCTCTCTGTGTGGATCAAAGCGTATGCCTTCATACATGCAGGAGACAACCAGAGAGCCATCAACACTATCTG CTCTCTGGAGAAGAAGTCTCTGTTGCGGGACAACGTGGACCTCCTGGTGAGCCTGGCAGATGTATATTTCAGGGCAGGTGACACCAAGAACGCCATCCTCAAATTTGAACAAGCCCAGATGCTGGACCCGTACCTCATCAAAG GAATGGATGTTTATGGCTACCTGATGGCCCGTGAAGGACACCTGGAGGATGTTGAAGTCCTGGGAGGACGATTATTTAATATCTCAGACCAGCATGCAGAACCCTGGGTGATCTCTGG cTGTCACAGCTTTTATAGCAAGCGTTACTCCAGAGCCCTGTACCTGGGAGCGAAGGCCATCCAGCTGAACAGCAACAGTGTGCAGGCTCTCCTCCTGAAGGGGGCAGCACTGAGGAACATGGGGCGAGTTCAAGAAGCCATCATCCACTTCAGGGAGGCCATGCGCCTGGCTCCCTGCAGACTTGACTGCTATGAAG GTCTGATTGACTGTTACCTGGCATCCAATGGGATTCGAGAGGCGATGGGGATGGCCAATAACATCTATAAGACTCTGGGGGCTAATGCACAGACTCTGACCATCCTTGCCACAGTGTGCCTGGAAGACCCAGTGACTCAGGAGAAAGCAAAAACCCTGCTGGACAAAGCACTGGCCCAGAGACCCGACTACACCAAGGCTGTGGTGAAGAAGGCTGAACTGCTCA GTCGGGAACAGAAATATGAAGAAGGGATCGCTCTCCTCCGGAACGCCctggccaatcagagtgattgtGTTCTGCACAGAATGCTGGGAGATTTCCTGGTGGCCGTCAACGATTACCAAGAAGCCATGGATCAGTACAGCATAGCGCTAAG CCTGGACCCCAACGACCAGAAGTCTTTAGAAGGCATGCAGaagatggagaaagaggagagtcCCACCGACGCCACGGTGGAGCTGGACGGTGACGACATGGAGGGCAGTGGAGAGGATGGAGATCTGGAGGGCAGTGACAGTGAAGCAGCCCAGTGGGCTGATCAGGAACAGTGGTTTGGTATGCAAtga
- the anapc7 gene encoding anaphase-promoting complex subunit 7 isoform X1, producing MNVIDHVRDMAAAGLHSNVRILSSLLLTMSNNNPELLSPAQKYQLLVYHADAIFHDKEYRNAACKYSMALQQKKVLSKTSKVRTSTGGAAANIQAQSLPSEIEVKYKIAECYTILKLDKDAIAVLDGIPSRQRTPKINMMLANLYRKAGQERSAVTSYKEVLRQCPLALDAIIGMHGHRDTFIQQITGCLKLPSHQTFALRSPRGLLSLSVKGAEVASMTMDVIQSIPNLDWLSVWIKAYAFIHAGDNQRAINTICSLEKKSLLRDNVDLLVSLADVYFRAGDTKNAILKFEQAQMLDPYLIKGMDVYGYLMAREGHLEDVEVLGGRLFNISDQHAEPWVISGCHSFYSKRYSRALYLGAKAIQLNSNSVQALLLKGAALRNMGRVQEAIIHFREAMRLAPCRLDCYEGLIDCYLASNGIREAMGMANNIYKTLGANAQTLTILATVCLEDPVTQEKAKTLLDKALAQRPDYTKAVVKKAELLSREQKYEEGIALLRNALANQSDCVLHRMLGDFLVAVNDYQEAMDQYSIALSLDPNDQKSLEGMQKMEKEESPTDATVELDGDDMEGSGEDGDLEGSDSEAAQWADQEQWFGMQ from the exons ATGAATGTGATCGATCATGTACGAGATATGGCTGCCGCTGGTCTCCACTCTAATGTCCGGATACTGAGCAGTTTGTTGCTGACGATGAGTAATAACAACCC AGAGCTGTTGTCGCCGGCCCAGAAGTACCAGCTGCTGGTTTACCACGCCGATGCCATCTTCCATGATAAGGAATATCGTAATGCTGCCTGTAAATACAGCATGGCTCTGCAACAGAAGAAGGTGCTCAGCAAAACATCTAAAGTCCGTACTTCTACTGGCGGAGCTGCAGCGAACATACAGGCTCAG AGTTTGCCCTCAGAAATTGAGGTAAAGTACAAGATCGCTGAATGCTACACTATTTTGAAACTGGATAAAGATGCTATTGCCGTGCTGGATGGGATCCCATCCAGACAGAGGACTCCTAAG ATCAACATGATGCTAGCTAACCTGTACAGGAAAGCTGGTCAGGAGCGTTCTGCCGTGACGAGCTACAAAGAGGTCCTCAGACAGTGTCCCCTCGCCCTGGATGCCATCATTGGTATGCATGGCCACAGAGACACCTTCATCCAACAGATAACCGGCTGCttaaagctgccttcacatcAGACATTTGCTCTTCGCTCACCGCGAG GTCTTCTCTCTTTATCAGTGAAAGGAGCTGAAGTGGCGTCCATGACTATGGACGTGATCCAGAGCATCCCCAACCTGGACTGGCTCTCTGTGTGGATCAAAGCGTATGCCTTCATACATGCAGGAGACAACCAGAGAGCCATCAACACTATCTG CTCTCTGGAGAAGAAGTCTCTGTTGCGGGACAACGTGGACCTCCTGGTGAGCCTGGCAGATGTATATTTCAGGGCAGGTGACACCAAGAACGCCATCCTCAAATTTGAACAAGCCCAGATGCTGGACCCGTACCTCATCAAAG GAATGGATGTTTATGGCTACCTGATGGCCCGTGAAGGACACCTGGAGGATGTTGAAGTCCTGGGAGGACGATTATTTAATATCTCAGACCAGCATGCAGAACCCTGGGTGATCTCTGG cTGTCACAGCTTTTATAGCAAGCGTTACTCCAGAGCCCTGTACCTGGGAGCGAAGGCCATCCAGCTGAACAGCAACAGTGTGCAGGCTCTCCTCCTGAAGGGGGCAGCACTGAGGAACATGGGGCGAGTTCAAGAAGCCATCATCCACTTCAGGGAGGCCATGCGCCTGGCTCCCTGCAGACTTGACTGCTATGAAG GTCTGATTGACTGTTACCTGGCATCCAATGGGATTCGAGAGGCGATGGGGATGGCCAATAACATCTATAAGACTCTGGGGGCTAATGCACAGACTCTGACCATCCTTGCCACAGTGTGCCTGGAAGACCCAGTGACTCAGGAGAAAGCAAAAACCCTGCTGGACAAAGCACTGGCCCAGAGACCCGACTACACCAAGGCTGTGGTGAAGAAGGCTGAACTGCTCA GTCGGGAACAGAAATATGAAGAAGGGATCGCTCTCCTCCGGAACGCCctggccaatcagagtgattgtGTTCTGCACAGAATGCTGGGAGATTTCCTGGTGGCCGTCAACGATTACCAAGAAGCCATGGATCAGTACAGCATAGCGCTAAG CCTGGACCCCAACGACCAGAAGTCTTTAGAAGGCATGCAGaagatggagaaagaggagagtcCCACCGACGCCACGGTGGAGCTGGACGGTGACGACATGGAGGGCAGTGGAGAGGATGGAGATCTGGAGGGCAGTGACAGTGAAGCAGCCCAGTGGGCTGATCAGGAACAGTGGTTTGGTATGCAAtga